From the genome of Deltaproteobacteria bacterium:
CGCGGCCGCGAAGACTGCGAGCGCCATGTACCACGTCGGGTGCTCGGTGAGCACCACGCCACCCGGCGGGAGAAGCGCGTGAGTGATAATCGCGAGGCTTTGCGTCGTGCCGGCGGTCAGCAGGACCTCAGCGCCGGCGAGCGCGATCCCCCGACGACGGAGATAGCCGTCCACAGCCGCGCGCACCTCCGGCAGGCCGCCGATCGGGGCGTAGCGGAGATTCGCGCCCTCCGCGAGCGCGGCGCCGAAGGCCCGGGCTACGAGAGCCGTCGGAAGGAGGTCGGTACCGGGCTCCGACGCATGGAGACGGACGGGGCTCGGACCGGTGGGCTGAGGCAGTTCGACGCCGAGCGGATCGGCCGGCACCGTGGGACGCATGACAAGGCTGGCCCACGGGCGCTGGCCCGCGCGTGACGGGATCGGCGTCCCACTCCTCACCCGCAGGCCCCGCGTTGAGTCCCCGGCCACCAGACCTTCCCGTCCGAGGGATGTGTAGGCCTTGGACACCGTCCCGATGCTCAAGTGAAGCCTCCGCGCCAGGAAGCGGAGTGGAGGCAGATAATCGCCCGCTTTGAGGCGGCCAGCCGCGACGAGGTCGCGGATCCGCTGGGCGAGCTGATCGCTGAGCAGCGCCGAGCCCTCGCGCTGGAGCGGCCGGAAGAGATCCATCGCGAGCGGCGCCGCGTACCTGCGCCGGGTCATCAGCCGACCGTCCTCGCGTCCATTACTGTGCTAGGCTGCACCCTGATCTAACCCGGGACAATACTAGCACAATAGCAAACAGGCCCCTTGCCACTGACACTCCGCGGCGCAGCGACCCGCGACCCGCCTCCGTGCCCGCTGCCGCGCGGATCGAGAGGATCA
Proteins encoded in this window:
- a CDS encoding aminotransferase class I/II-fold pyridoxal phosphate-dependent enzyme, which produces MTRRRYAAPLAMDLFRPLQREGSALLSDQLAQRIRDLVAAGRLKAGDYLPPLRFLARRLHLSIGTVSKAYTSLGREGLVAGDSTRGLRVRSGTPIPSRAGQRPWASLVMRPTVPADPLGVELPQPTGPSPVRLHASEPGTDLLPTALVARAFGAALAEGANLRYAPIGGLPEVRAAVDGYLRRRGIALAGAEVLLTAGTTQSLAIITHALLPPGGVVLTEHPTWYMALAVFAAA